TGATTGCGGTGGCGGGCCTGATCGCCGGGCATCCGGCGGAAAGCTTCGCCTACAACCAGTCCGGCGTAAAGACGGCCAGCCTGCTCAGCGCGATCGTGCCGGTCGCCTTTTCGTTTGACGGCTGGTCGATTTCCACGTCGATCTGTCACGAAATCAAAGACAGCAAAAAGAACCTTCCCCGCGCGCTGGTCATGTCCCCGATCCTGATCCTTCTGGTATATGTGCTTTATTTCGTCGGCATCTCGTCTTTGGTGGGGCCGGAAAAGATCATAAAAATGGGCGACGATCATGTATTTTACGCGGCGAACCTGCTGTTCGGCGCGGTCGGCGCGAAGATCATCCTTGTTTTTATCATCGTTTCCGTGCTCGGCACCGTAAACGGGATCATCCTCGGCTCGATCCGCCTTCCCTATGCGATGGCGATCCGCAACATGATCCCCGCTTCCGATACGTTTAAAAAGATGGGAGATGAGAAAAGCGGAATCCCGTTCCATTCGGCGCTGCTTGCCGGCGCTTTTTCCCTGATCTGGATGGCACTCCATTTCATCACCCAGAAATACAATCTTCTGCCGAATTCCGACGTTTCCGAAATCAGCATCGTCATGAATTACCTGAGCTACACCGTGCTCTATGTCATGGTGATCCGGCTTGCCGCAAAGGGCGAAATCAAAGGAGCCTGGCATGGATATATCATACCGGTGCTCGCAATTCTGGGCGCGCTGATCATTCTGTTCGGCGGCATACAGAATCCGCTGTTCCTCGTCCATTTTACGATCTGTGCGGTTCTGGTGCTTCTGGCGCTCTTTTATGCGGTTCGGAACAAGAGCAGGATCGTCTGAGCCTTGCTTTCAATTTTTAAATAAAAAGAAGCCCGGAAAGGAATTTCCTTTCCGGGCTTTGCTGTTTTTTTCCCGAGCCTTAGTTGACGAGCTGCTTGATCTTTTCAAAGGTTTCCTGGCTGATGACGTGCTCTACCCGGCAGGCATCGTTCGCGGCCGTGCGGGGATTTACGCCGAGCCCCGTCAGGTAAGCGGTCAGAATGCGGTGGCGTTCGTAGACGTGCGCGGCGATTTCCATGCCGCGCTCCGTCAGGGAAATCCGGCCGTTCTTTTCCATGATGATGTAACCGTTCTCCCGCAGAAGGCTCATGGCGCGGCTGACGCTCGGCTTTGTCACTTGAAGCTGGCCTGCGATATCCACCGAGCGCACATAGCCGCGCTGGTCCTGGAGCATCAAAATCGCTTCCAGATAATTTTCCGCGGACTCCTGGATTTTCATGGAAAACTCTCCTCTCTGCCCATTTGGGAACAAGAAAAGCTCTTCTTTTCTGTTCCCTGCGATGGGAAAACGGAACGATTGTCACGCGGAGACCCCTTTCCGCATAGAATGATAAAGGCGGCCCCTGGCTTTTTTTGACCGCCGGTTTTGCCGTCAAAAAGCCGTATCGTAAAAACTTCGAAAGGGGAATCCGGCTTTTCAGGGGCCGGTCCCTCTGGAAAACGAGAGGTCCGCCCCGTAGCGGGGAAAGGAAGGGCGGCGGCCGGAAGGGGACCGGGCCGCTGTCCGTTTCGCCGGAAGCCGTCAGGCGGCTGCCAGCTGTTTGCCGAGCGTTCTGCAGTTTTCCGAAGCTTCGTCATCCGGCGCTTCGTTTGCAATCACCGTGCCGAGCACCGCGACGCCGCCGTCCTGAAGGCCGCTCTCCCAGGTGCGCATCCATTCGCCGTCGCCCCAGCCATAAGAGCCGAACAGCGCGATCTTTTTCGAGGCCAGCTTAGCCTGAACCGAAGAGAACATGGGTTCAAACTCGCTTTCCTCCAGCTGCTCCGTACCCATTGAGGGGCAGCCGAACGCGATGCGTTCGAACTGGTCCGCAAGCTCGGGGGTGAATTCCGCCGCCGTATAAACGGAAACCTCGGCTCCGGCTTCTTTGGCGCCTTCGGCAACCAGGTTCGCCATCGCTTCCGTGTTTCCCGTTCCGCTCCAATATACAACTGCCACTTTTGCCATACTTATCGCACTACCTTTCAAATTTTTGCTTATCATGAAGCGGCGATCGTCAGCTGTACCACCGATCTTCCGCCGCAAAACAGCCTCGTATAGATCTGTCTGCATTTCACATATTTGGTGAAAAGCTTTTTTGTTTCCCCTTCATTGGAATAAACCTTCCAGAATCCGCAGCATTTACAATTCTGTCCGCGATTTTTGATAAATTCGGTTACGTCCTCCAGCGGGTAGCCCAGAAAAAGGCCGATCTCGTGGGGAAAGGCGCCGGCCCGCGCGATCCGGTCCCGCAGAAGGCTGATACATGCGGAAAGATCCGAACAGTCATATCCGTACCCCGCAAGGAAATCCGCCGCCCCGGGCCGCGCAAGCTCGCGCGCAAGCGTACCCTTGCGGTAGACATAAACGAGTGCGTGCGTCCCGCCGCGGTGCAGGACGGTCAGAAACACGCCGCGCGGGTTCAGCTTTTGATTCCAGAAGCGGATGTATTCCGGGACAAGCTCCCGGTCCGGCCCCGTATAGCTGAACAGGTTTGCCGGCTTCAGCCCGGCGAGCGTGGAAGAACATTGCTCGATCAATGATTTTTCAAACATTGCGCCCTCCTAGGCCTTGTCGTCTTTTCGCGGAAGGAACAGGGTCAGCAGTAGGCCGATAAAATATTTTTCAGCGCGCAGGAGCTGCTGCTGTGGGAGCGCACGATCTCGGTATTGGTGTTTTTCGTCATCTGCAGCGCGCTGTGCACCATCTGGTGCGATACGGTGCTCGTGAACAGCACCAGAAGATCGGGCCGGCCGATCTGGGTCCTTAAATTCGCGGGCTGCTGGGTGAACACTTTCGCGGTGCAGTTGAACTGCCTGCAGATGTCCTTGTAGGTACACACCATCCGGTCGTGCCCGCCGATAATAACAACGCTCATTTTACAATCATCCTTTCTTCTTAATGTTAGCTTTGACTAACTATTGGCTTAAATTTTAGAGTTAGCATCGCTAACTCTAAAATATGGACAGCAGGCTTCTTACGCGTTCCCAAAAAGCTGTGACGTGGATCTGTTTCTGTTCTCCGCCGGAGGCGGCAGATCCGATTTACAATCACAAAGCGGAATTGTTATAGTTTTTGTTTTTAAAAAGGAATTGATGCATTTGGAAGAAAAAGGGGACGCGGGATCTTTTCTCGCGCCCCACTTCTTTTTCAGTTATTCCTTTTTCCGTTCGTCCGGCGGGCAGCATGCGCTGCATCCGTCGCATCCGCATCCGCACCCGCCGGATTTATGGGTTTTAAAAGTTTTGTACCCGGCAAAAATGAGGATTGCGAGAATAATCGCACCGACAATAATCGTAGACATAACTTAAATCGCCGCTTTCTTTTTCACAGAGCCGCCAAGTTCATTCGGGTCGGATACTTTCCGGCACAGCAGGTAAATCAGTGCCACCGTAAGAATGATGGCGACTACGGTTCCAACCCCGAACCCACCGCCGCTGAAGGCCATGCCGAGCTGGTAGGTGATCAAGGAGACAACATAGGCGAACACGCACTGATATCCGACGGAGAACCAGGTCCATTTGGCGGACCCCATCTCGTTGCGGACGGCGCCGATTGCGGCAAAGCAGGGCGCGCACAGAAGGTTGAACATGAGGAAAGAGTAGCCGCTGAGCTGGGTGAAGGAAGCCTGCAGGCTCTGCCAAACCTCCTGGCCATCTTCCGCCACTTCGGAGAAGCCATACAGGATACCGAACGTGCCGACGACGTTTTCCTTCGCGATCAGGCCTGTCACCGTGGCGACGGCCGCTTTCCAGTTGCCCCAGCCGAGCGGAGCAAACAGGGGGGCGATCGCATTGCCTATGACGGCCAGCATGGACTGCTCGAGGTCCACCATCTGGAATCTCCAGTTAAACGTGCTCAGCAGCCATACCAGCACGGTTGCCAGCAGGATAACGGTCCCCGCTTTGCGGACAAAGGCTTTTGCGCGGTCCCACATGTGGAGCAGCACGTTTTTCGGGCTTGGAAAATGGTAGGCGGGAAGCTCCATGACGAACGGGGAAGGCTCGCCCGCAAAGAGCCGCACTTTCTTCAGGATGATGCCCGAAACGATGATCGCGGCCATGCCGACGAAATAAGCGGAAGGGGCGATCCACGGGTTTCTCGGGAACAGCGCGCCGGCGATCAGCGCGATGATCGGCAGCTTCGCGCTGCACGGAATAAATGTGGTGGTGATGATGGTGAGCTTGCGGTCGCGGTCGTTCTCAATGGTTCTCGAGGCCATGATGCCGGGGACGCCGCAGCCGGTGCCGATCAGAATCGGGATAAAGGATTTGCCCGAAAGGCCGAACCGGCGGAAGATGCGGTCCATGATGAACGCGATGCGCGCCATATAGCCGCAGTCCTCCAGGATCGCCATGCAGAAAAACAGCACCAGCATCTGGGGAAGGAACCCGAGCACCGCGCCGACGCCGGCGATGATGCCGTCGAGGATCAGGGAGTTCAGCCATTCCGCCGTGCCGATGGAGGCCAGAAAGCCCTCCACGGCGGGCGGGATGATGTTGCCGAACAGCTCATCGTTGACCCAGTCGGAGCCCATGGTGCCGACGGTCGAAATAGAGAGGTAATAAACGAGGAACATGATGACGACGAAGATCGGAAGCGCCAGAATCCGGTTCGTCACAATGCGGTCGACTTTATCGGAAGTGGTGAGGCCCTCTTTCTTTTTGCGCACGCAGTCACCGATGACCTGCGCGATGTATTGATAGCGCTCATTCGTGATGATGGATTCGGAGTCGTCGTCCAGCTGTGTCTCACACTCGCTGATCGCGGCTTCCAGCCGGGATTTTGTGCTTCCGTCCAGCTTGAACTGCTCCATCACCTTTTCGTCGCGCTCGAACAGCTTAATGGTGAACCACCGGGCATGCGGGTTATTCTGCAGGGAAGGCACCGCTTCAGACACCTTCTGAAGCGCGGCTTCCACCTCTTTGCCGAAGGTGCGCGGAACCGGTTTGTTTTCCGCGTGACGCGCGGCGTTCAGCGCGCAGTCGATCAGCTCTTTTTTGCCGATCCCTTTCAGGGCGGAGGTTTCCACCACTTCACAGCCGAGCATCTGGCCGAGCTTTTTCACGTCGATCTTATCGCCTTTCTTGCGGACGATATCGATCATGTTCAGCGCAATGACCACCGGAATCCCGATTTCCACCAGCTGCGTGGTCAGGTACAGGTTCCGTTCGATGTTGGACGCATCCACCAGATTGACGATGACGTCGGGGGCTTCGTTGATCAGATAGTTTCTGCTGACAACTTCTTCCGGCGTATACGGAGACAGCGAATAGATTCCGGGAAGGTCGGTGATGATGACATCCTTGTGCCCTTTCAGCTTTCCTTCCTTTTTTTCCACGGTTACGCCCGGCCAGTTTCCCACGTACTGCGACGAACCGGTCAGGTCGTTGAACAGGGTGGTTTTACCGCAGTTCGGGTTTCCCGCAAGAGCGATTTTGATTGACATTGCATTTCCTCCTCATCTTCGCCAGTGATCTTAAAGTTATTAGTCAAGACTAACAAACGGGCCCTTTCCGGAGGAATCCCGTTTGAAATACAGCCTATACGACTTCGATCATTTCAGCGTCCGCCTTGCGAAGACTCAGCTCATAGTTCCTGACGTTCACTTCAATCGGGTCGCCAAGCGGCGCAACCTTACGAATGAAAATCTGGGTGCCTTTGGTGATCCCCATATCCATAATTCTGCGCTTGATCGCACCGGCGCCGTTCAGCTTGCTTACCGTAACGGTTTCCCCGGTTCTGGCGTCTCTCAGGGTCTTCATATCCCTCAGCCTCTTTCCTTATATTGAATCGCGACCGTCATATCATGATCCGGTTCGCCATTGATTTGTCAAGGGCAACCCGGGTGTCTTTGATATTCAGAATCACGTTTCCGGCAATTTCATTCACGATCGTGACGCATTCCCCTTCTACAAAGCCAAGGCTTGCCAGAAAGCGGCGGGTCTCGTCCTTCCCGGTAATTCTTTTGATCTGGTTCTTTTCTCCGCGTCTGGCCATTGTCAGCGGCATAGATCATTCCTCCTTGAAGCAGTTCCGCTCTTCTTGTTGGATGGGTTAGCATCGACTAACCTTCATTTCGTTTTTAGTTTACCACAACTAACTTCACCTGTCAATATCCCTGTCAAAAAAATCTGAAACAATTTTCGGGCGGCCTCCGGGCCCGCATTACTTGTAAAAAGCCGGATTTTATGTTAGGATAAATTACAATATCATAAAAGAGGGAGGGACGCGCTTGAAAATTCAGAAATCCGCGGAGGACTATCTGGAAACAATTCTGGTGCTCAAAAACCGGACCGGCGCGGTCCGGTCCATCGACATCGCCAATGAGATGAACTTTTCAAGGCCGAGCGTCAGCCACGCGATGAAACAGTTTCGCGAAAACGGATATATCGCCATAGACGAAGGCGGCTATATCGAATTGACCGGAAGCGGCAGGGAGATCGCGGAGCGCATTTACGAGCGGCACACCCTGCTGTCCGAATGCCTGATCGCGCTCGGCGTGGAGGAAAAGACCGCCAAAGAGGATGCCTGCCGGCTGGAGCATGCCATCAGCGAGGAAAGCTTCGGGAAGATCCGCGAATACTGGAACCGGAAGAAGGCCGAAGCCGCCGGGCAGGAAGCCCGCAAATAATTTTTGTTCTTTTGTGACCGGCTCACAGACAATGATGCCTTTTTGGTTATAATAAGAATCAAAGCGGAAGAAAAAAGCCTGATGGCAGTCCCGGCTGAGATGTCGAGCTTGTTTCCGTTCCTCCTCCGCCCCTGGCGGGGAGGAGCGGATCCGGGTCTGCAGCCGTAAATGGAATTGCCGCAGGGCGGCTCTTCTGCCGGACAGTCTGTTTTCAGTCGGAAAGGAAGAACGGATTATGATTCATGTGACAAAGGACAATTTTCAAAAGGAAGTCGTGGAAGCCGGGAAACCCGTCCTTCTGGATTTTTGGGCGTCGTGGTGCGGGCCGTGCAGGATGCTTTCGCCCGTTGTGGACGAAATCGAGCACG
This window of the Ruminococcaceae bacterium BL-6 genome carries:
- a CDS encoding Amino acid permease — protein: MEQRKYGLFTAITMITGIVIGSGIFFKSDNILVWTKGNVKDGILVFLVAAISIIFGSLAISELAMKTDKSGGIITYAEEFCSMPVGCVFGWFQSFIYLPSLVAVVAWVAGIYTCILFNLNNTLEMQVLIGTGYMLILFFFNILSAKLGGYIQNASTVMKMIPLLLIAVAGLIAGHPAESFAYNQSGVKTASLLSAIVPVAFSFDGWSISTSICHEIKDSKKNLPRALVMSPILILLVYVLYFVGISSLVGPEKIIKMGDDHVFYAANLLFGAVGAKIILVFIIVSVLGTVNGIILGSIRLPYAMAIRNMIPASDTFKKMGDEKSGIPFHSALLAGAFSLIWMALHFITQKYNLLPNSDVSEISIVMNYLSYTVLYVMVIRLAAKGEIKGAWHGYIIPVLAILGALIILFGGIQNPLFLVHFTICAVLVLLALFYAVRNKSRIV
- a CDS encoding DtxR family transcriptional regulator, coding for MKIQESAENYLEAILMLQDQRGYVRSVDIAGQLQVTKPSVSRAMSLLRENGYIIMEKNGRISLTERGMEIAAHVYERHRILTAYLTGLGVNPRTAANDACRVEHVISQETFEKIKQLVN
- a CDS encoding Flavodoxin; the protein is MISKNLKGSAISMAKVAVVYWSGTGNTEAMANLVAEGAKEAGAEVSVYTAAEFTPELADQFERIAFGCPSMGTEQLEESEFEPMFSSVQAKLASKKIALFGSYGWGDGEWMRTWESGLQDGGVAVLGTVIANEAPDDEASENCRTLGKQLAAA
- a CDS encoding conserved protein of unknown function (Evidence 4 : Unknown function but conserved in other organisms): MFEKSLIEQCSSTLAGLKPANLFSYTGPDRELVPEYIRFWNQKLNPRGVFLTVLHRGGTHALVYVYRKGTLARELARPGAADFLAGYGYDCSDLSACISLLRDRIARAGAFPHEIGLFLGYPLEDVTEFIKNRGQNCKCCGFWKVYSNEGETKKLFTKYVKCRQIYTRLFCGGRSVVQLTIAAS
- a CDS encoding conserved protein of unknown function (Evidence 4 : Unknown function but conserved in other organisms); amino-acid sequence: MSVVIIGGHDRMVCTYKDICRQFNCTAKVFTQQPANLRTQIGRPDLLVLFTSTVSHQMVHSALQMTKNTNTEIVRSHSSSSCALKNILSAYC
- a CDS encoding FeoB-associated Cys-rich membrane protein, producing MSTIIVGAIILAILIFAGYKTFKTHKSGGCGCGCDGCSACCPPDERKKE
- a CDS encoding Ferrous iron transport protein B; its protein translation is MSIKIALAGNPNCGKTTLFNDLTGSSQYVGNWPGVTVEKKEGKLKGHKDVIITDLPGIYSLSPYTPEEVVSRNYLINEAPDVIVNLVDASNIERNLYLTTQLVEIGIPVVIALNMIDIVRKKGDKIDVKKLGQMLGCEVVETSALKGIGKKELIDCALNAARHAENKPVPRTFGKEVEAALQKVSEAVPSLQNNPHARWFTIKLFERDEKVMEQFKLDGSTKSRLEAAISECETQLDDDSESIITNERYQYIAQVIGDCVRKKKEGLTTSDKVDRIVTNRILALPIFVVIMFLVYYLSISTVGTMGSDWVNDELFGNIIPPAVEGFLASIGTAEWLNSLILDGIIAGVGAVLGFLPQMLVLFFCMAILEDCGYMARIAFIMDRIFRRFGLSGKSFIPILIGTGCGVPGIMASRTIENDRDRKLTIITTTFIPCSAKLPIIALIAGALFPRNPWIAPSAYFVGMAAIIVSGIILKKVRLFAGEPSPFVMELPAYHFPSPKNVLLHMWDRAKAFVRKAGTVILLATVLVWLLSTFNWRFQMVDLEQSMLAVIGNAIAPLFAPLGWGNWKAAVATVTGLIAKENVVGTFGILYGFSEVAEDGQEVWQSLQASFTQLSGYSFLMFNLLCAPCFAAIGAVRNEMGSAKWTWFSVGYQCVFAYVVSLITYQLGMAFSGGGFGVGTVVAIILTVALIYLLCRKVSDPNELGGSVKKKAAI
- a CDS encoding Ferrous iron transport protein A — protein: MKTLRDARTGETVTVSKLNGAGAIKRRIMDMGITKGTQIFIRKVAPLGDPIEVNVRNYELSLRKADAEMIEVV
- a CDS encoding Ferrous iron transport protein A, translated to MPLTMARRGEKNQIKRITGKDETRRFLASLGFVEGECVTIVNEIAGNVILNIKDTRVALDKSMANRIMI
- a CDS encoding DtxR family transcriptional regulator, producing MKIQKSAEDYLETILVLKNRTGAVRSIDIANEMNFSRPSVSHAMKQFRENGYIAIDEGGYIELTGSGREIAERIYERHTLLSECLIALGVEEKTAKEDACRLEHAISEESFGKIREYWNRKKAEAAGQEARK